CTTGGCATATAGTCTGAGACTGAATTTTGAGATTATAAATGATCCCGAGAACATCCCCACTGATAATACTGGAGCTTATATCTTTTATATCAAGAATATTGGAAAAGTGCCATTCACATTTGAATCTAACTCCATTATTGTCTTTATTGATGGAAATATGATACCTTCTTCAAATCTGACCTTCGTTAACTTAAATAATCCCACATCAAATCAGCTCTATCCCTATGATGTTGGCGAGATTCATGTTGCAACTTTCCTCTCATCAGGATATCATAAAATTGTTGTCATTCTTTCGAATGGAAAGCAGAGAGCACTAATATTCAGGATAGGGTGAGAAGCATGGGGACACTCCTTAAGATTCAAATTCCAAACGACGAACTACATAGAAGATTAGGGGGAGGGATACCCTCGGGAAGTATAATGCTAATTGAGGGAGATAGAGGTACTGGCAAGTCTATTTTCTCTCAAAGACTTCTCTATGGATTTTTAAAGAATAATCATACTGCTTCTTATATTTCGAGTCAATATACAACACCTGAATTTATAAATCAAATGGAATCCTTAGGTTACAGTATTATTACAGACTTAATTAGACGACGTTTGATTTTTGTATCTGTGTATCCTCTTTTAGTCGGAGTTTCAAAAAGAGAGAAGTTCTTAACAAGATTTTTAAGTGAATCAAGAATCTGGGATAGGGATGTTGTAATTATTGATTCAATTTCTTCCCTGCTACCAGCCACTCTCGATGAAGATGAGTTGAGGAGATTGGCAGACCATATTAAAAAATTAAGCTCCTTGGGTAAAGTAATAATGCTAACAGTCAACCCCAACGATATTGATGGGGACATCTTAAGAATCTTGGAAGAAATCTCTACCATATTAGTTAGACTGCAAGTGAAAGTTTTTGGAGGGGACTTGAAGAATTCTGCGACTATTGTGAAATATAACAATGCAATGGGGATATTCCAGAAGATTATCCCATTTAGAGTAGAACCAAGAGTAGGATTTATTGTAGAAATTGCTGCGGTGGTGTAAAATGGCTGAGAAATTCAGTGACAGCTTAGAGATTGCAATGGCACGTAATCCCCATTTAAGGAGGTATATAAACAGTTTTGTCAAACAAACAGGTAAATTCCCAGAGTTTCATGTCCAGCTTAGTAGGAGCATGAAAGAAATAAAATATCCAAACATAATCTATCCTGTTGGAGATCCGATTTTTATCCATATATACGGTGATCCAAAAACAGAAAGGAAGTATATAGTCATAGAACCTCGCATAACAAGTCCCCAAGAGGAAGAAAAGTACGAGCTTATCAAGGATAAAATCTTAGAAATGGCACCTACAAAGAGAATACCCGAGGACAAAGAGGAATTCGAAATGTTTCTTGATTCCCTATTTGATGAGGCACTAAATAAAGTAAGCAAAGGCGGACTGTTTAGAAGAAATACTGTAAATATCACAAGAGAAGAAGCAGAGAAATTTAGATATCTCCTAAAACGAGACATTGTTGGCATTGGACCCTTAGAACCCCTAATTCGGGATCCGTACATTGAGGATATTCACATAATTGGCGCAAATTACGTTTCTTTAGTTCACAAAATTTTCGAGTCCTTACCTACTAACATCACATTTGGGGACAACATAAGATTAGCTGACTATTTCAAAAACTTAAGTGAAAGAATGGGAAGACCTGTAAGTGATAAGAATCCTATAGTCGATGGTACCCTTCCGGATGGATCAAGAATTAACATCATATATAGCCCAGATGTCAGTATAAAAGGCCCCAGTGCTACTATAAGAAAGTTCTCAGCAACGCCCTTGAGTGTTGTACAGCTTGTTAATTGGAACACATTCTCTGCAGAAATTGCGGCATACTTATGGATTGCTCTTGAATATGGCATGAGTATATTCGTATGTGGAGAAACAGCAAGTGGAAAAACTACAACGCTGAACTCTATCATTCCCTTTATCAAGCCTAATGCAAAAATTTATACCGCAGAGGACACTCCAGAGGT
Above is a genomic segment from Thermococcus sp. SY098 containing:
- a CDS encoding flagellar protein G: MASNVASELILFIASLLVAGMVAGGLYVVTQDISDGITVRGKDLAYSLRLNFEIINDPENIPTDNTGAYIFYIKNIGKVPFTFESNSIIVFIDGNMIPSSNLTFVNLNNPTSNQLYPYDVGEIHVATFLSSGYHKIVVILSNGKQRALIFRIG
- a CDS encoding type II/IV secretion system ATPase subunit; its protein translation is MAEKFSDSLEIAMARNPHLRRYINSFVKQTGKFPEFHVQLSRSMKEIKYPNIIYPVGDPIFIHIYGDPKTERKYIVIEPRITSPQEEEKYELIKDKILEMAPTKRIPEDKEEFEMFLDSLFDEALNKVSKGGLFRRNTVNITREEAEKFRYLLKRDIVGIGPLEPLIRDPYIEDIHIIGANYVSLVHKIFESLPTNITFGDNIRLADYFKNLSERMGRPVSDKNPIVDGTLPDGSRINIIYSPDVSIKGPSATIRKFSATPLSVVQLVNWNTFSAEIAAYLWIALEYGMSIFVCGETASGKTTTLNSIIPFIKPNAKIYTAEDTPEVVVPHPTWQRLTTRERGPEESRVTLFDLLKAALRSRPNYIIVGEIRGAEGAIAFQAMQTGHPVLSTFHAGDIKKMIQRFTGSPINVPVTFIDNLNIAIFQQAVYVRGKFLRRVVSVVEIEGYYEELGGVATRNVFEWDSVSDRHIFRGMNNSYILERKIAEVAGYEDPKDIYNELFLRARIIKRMIELGIMDYYSVYREIKNFYERGIEGLSFRL
- a CDS encoding ATPase domain-containing protein, translating into MGTLLKIQIPNDELHRRLGGGIPSGSIMLIEGDRGTGKSIFSQRLLYGFLKNNHTASYISSQYTTPEFINQMESLGYSIITDLIRRRLIFVSVYPLLVGVSKREKFLTRFLSESRIWDRDVVIIDSISSLLPATLDEDELRRLADHIKKLSSLGKVIMLTVNPNDIDGDILRILEEISTILVRLQVKVFGGDLKNSATIVKYNNAMGIFQKIIPFRVEPRVGFIVEIAAVV